The following proteins are encoded in a genomic region of Arachis stenosperma cultivar V10309 chromosome 4, arast.V10309.gnm1.PFL2, whole genome shotgun sequence:
- the LOC130975490 gene encoding uncharacterized protein LOC130975490: MGPGQVISKFGIPESVISYNGAHFFRMGLGIKRRFLSVKRPQTNGQVEAANKVILQGLKQRLDQKKGTWTNKLTSVLCSYRTTPQSSTRKSPFRLTYGVDAVIPIEVGVPSPRLLLGRVEEAIEKDLVDETREMVYLSETALK, translated from the exons ATGGGCCCTGGACAG GTAATTTCCAAATTCGGAATCCCAGAGTCTGTGATATCGTACAACGGGGCGCACTTCTTTCGTATGGGCCTAGGGATAAAACGGAGGTTTTTGTCAGTGAAGCGCCCACAGACCAATGGCCAAGTTGaagccgcaaataaagtcatcctCCAAGGCCTCAAGCAACGACTCGACCAAAAAAAGGGAACGTGGACAAACAAACTCACGTCGGTCCTATGTTCCTATAGAACAACACCCCAATCCTCCACCAGGAAAAGTCCTTTCCGACTTACCTATGGGGTTGACGCAGTGATTCCTATAGAGGTGGGGGTGCCGAGTCCACGGTTACTCCTGGGTAGAGTCGAGGAAGCCATAGAAAAGGACCTGGTCGATGAGACCAGGGAAATGGTGTACTTGTCTGAGACGGCACTGAAGTAG